From the Ruminiclostridium josui JCM 17888 genome, one window contains:
- a CDS encoding cyclic peptide export ABC transporter codes for MISDGMFLAILCISAVVSLITIFYIVISTNEIVCRQRYFKGGGFKGLINFVLSLAFMGSIGYCLYNVPEILFFGSSWNSLEKIGPDNVEKVIICLSFVISILYIYFVLTSFFYKPNDKPYFMVITLSIISGIGNSIVVFIINRALGILAGDVEKWALIESRLYIFFICGILLFTVAAMIVRKKLISVTNNIIFEKRIQIIDKILKAPYNKFSSLEDGSVYAALNNDTETIGNFVGHLVAGITGVITLITCFIYLAILDKKGTLFFLIVLIVTICVFQLAVSGAQKFFEQNRSIQNTFFKNINDLVEGFKELYINAKKRMGFRRDIEVSCEAYRDSRIAGDFKFTNVTILGEILYTGVIGVIVFSFPILFDIQIATLQNFILVLLYMGGIINEALFAIVPTCMRVVVSWKRINSFADSLSADEDYTDSEIETNQENLTIEFKGVKFTYKNESGESFSVGPIDYTFKFGEIVFIMGGNGSGKSTFAKLLTGLYMPDEGQVLVNGEPVNSRELGAYFSSVYSDYHLFEKLYGIEYKNKLGDIERYLKILGIDSKVEIKDGEFSTLKLSSGQRKRLALLVSYLEDRPAYLFDEWASDQDPEFRKFFYKTLLPELKARGKAVIAITHDDRYFDEADKIIKMDMGKLVSSTMSVNV; via the coding sequence ATGATAAGTGACGGCATGTTTTTGGCAATTCTATGTATTTCAGCCGTTGTGTCTTTAATAACCATATTCTACATTGTTATTTCGACAAATGAAATTGTATGTAGACAAAGGTATTTTAAGGGCGGAGGATTTAAAGGACTGATTAATTTTGTACTGTCTCTTGCATTTATGGGGAGTATAGGATATTGCCTTTACAATGTACCGGAAATACTTTTTTTTGGGTCATCATGGAACAGTCTGGAGAAGATAGGGCCTGATAATGTTGAAAAAGTTATAATTTGTTTAAGCTTTGTAATTTCTATTCTGTATATATACTTTGTACTGACATCATTTTTTTATAAACCAAATGACAAACCTTACTTTATGGTAATAACCCTAAGTATAATCAGCGGCATAGGAAATTCCATAGTAGTTTTTATAATAAATAGAGCACTTGGAATACTTGCTGGAGACGTAGAAAAATGGGCTTTAATAGAAAGTAGACTATACATATTTTTTATATGCGGAATTCTACTTTTTACAGTAGCAGCCATGATTGTACGAAAAAAATTGATATCTGTTACCAATAATATAATATTCGAAAAGCGTATTCAGATAATAGACAAGATATTAAAAGCGCCTTACAATAAATTTTCATCTCTTGAAGACGGCAGTGTTTATGCAGCACTAAATAATGACACTGAAACAATCGGCAATTTTGTAGGACATCTGGTTGCGGGGATAACAGGGGTTATTACACTGATTACCTGTTTCATATACCTTGCAATTCTTGATAAAAAAGGAACTCTGTTCTTCCTCATTGTTTTAATTGTTACAATATGCGTATTTCAACTGGCTGTATCCGGTGCTCAAAAATTCTTTGAACAAAACAGAAGTATTCAGAACACTTTCTTTAAAAACATAAATGACCTTGTGGAAGGCTTTAAGGAGCTTTATATCAATGCAAAAAAACGTATGGGTTTCAGACGTGATATAGAGGTAAGCTGTGAGGCTTACCGAGACTCTAGAATAGCAGGGGACTTTAAATTTACAAATGTCACCATACTGGGAGAAATTCTTTATACAGGAGTAATTGGAGTTATTGTATTTTCATTTCCAATACTTTTTGACATACAAATTGCAACTCTGCAAAATTTTATACTTGTCCTTTTATATATGGGAGGAATAATAAATGAAGCACTTTTTGCCATTGTTCCTACATGTATGAGAGTGGTAGTAAGCTGGAAGAGAATAAACAGTTTTGCCGACAGCCTTTCAGCAGATGAGGATTACACGGATTCTGAAATTGAAACCAACCAAGAAAATCTCACAATTGAATTTAAGGGTGTGAAGTTCACATATAAAAACGAAAGCGGTGAATCATTTTCAGTAGGCCCTATAGATTATACTTTTAAATTCGGAGAAATAGTTTTTATTATGGGGGGCAATGGCAGCGGAAAGTCCACCTTTGCAAAACTCTTAACAGGTTTGTACATGCCTGATGAAGGACAGGTATTAGTCAACGGGGAGCCAGTAAATTCAAGAGAACTGGGAGCCTATTTTTCATCAGTATACAGCGATTATCACCTTTTTGAAAAGTTGTATGGAATTGAATACAAGAACAAGCTTGGTGATATAGAAAGATATCTTAAAATTCTTGGAATAGACAGTAAGGTTGAGATAAAGGACGGAGAATTTAGTACACTTAAGCTGTCTTCAGGACAAAGAAAAAGACTTGCCCTATTGGTAAGCTATCTTGAGGATCGCCCAGCATATCTTTTTGATGAATGGGCTTCCGACCAGGACCCTGAATTCAGAAAGTTTTTTTACAAAACACTTCTCCCGGAGCTCAAAGCAAGAGGAAAAGCAGTAATAGCAATAACCCATGATGATAGATATTTTGATGAGGCGGATAAGATAATCAAAATGGACATGGGAAAGTTAGTAAGCAGTACTATGTCGGTAAACGTGTAA
- a CDS encoding C45 family autoproteolytic acyltransferase/hydolase, with the protein MKKLIAGLLIILLVFQTACSQEISVTKGASFYKGNGVTITDKGNYFDVSLDFTKGLSRKEIGREFARGILSVVPDYEALVDSYIAENLFNSEYREAFWRVDDLKTQIDKEYREEIEGMSEVFSGGDENVRGDNKISKDEFYMFNLFLDVIRSTQCSFVSVFGSKSTTGKTITGRILDWYGGNKNQLPRIQAVITMKNAKGSICSIGYMGFMGIITGFNDKKIFAAVQESTSGAAYSSAGKRSYPLDLRYALENTDKMEKTIDFMKDESKQYAVNHLIVFSDSDESKVLENNFSGRGTGTERVRRAVRTDESRLNKGVEWGIKDAVASVNSFILEGSTDNHTRNKFNTRRWKYIKEQLSGGQSKFTPEDIKKIMTYTKGSPRALLDTRYLYTKATLSMTVFQPDTFSLEVYFFPRNTLEMPDKPVFEKISVFQ; encoded by the coding sequence ATGAAAAAGTTAATTGCAGGGTTATTAATTATATTATTAGTTTTTCAGACTGCATGCTCACAGGAAATATCAGTCACAAAAGGTGCATCCTTTTATAAGGGAAACGGTGTCACCATAACAGATAAAGGAAATTATTTCGATGTATCACTTGATTTTACAAAAGGATTAAGTCGCAAAGAAATAGGAAGAGAATTTGCCAGAGGAATACTCTCGGTTGTACCTGATTATGAAGCTTTAGTAGATTCATACATAGCCGAAAACCTTTTTAATAGTGAATATAGAGAAGCTTTTTGGAGAGTTGATGATTTAAAAACACAGATTGATAAAGAATACAGAGAAGAAATTGAAGGTATGTCGGAAGTGTTTTCCGGCGGTGACGAAAATGTCAGGGGAGACAATAAAATATCAAAAGACGAGTTTTATATGTTCAATTTATTCCTTGATGTTATCAGGTCTACACAGTGCAGTTTTGTATCAGTATTTGGCTCAAAGAGTACAACGGGTAAAACCATTACCGGAAGAATTCTTGATTGGTATGGAGGAAACAAGAACCAACTACCAAGAATTCAGGCGGTTATTACAATGAAAAATGCAAAAGGAAGTATATGCTCCATTGGGTATATGGGATTTATGGGTATAATAACCGGATTTAATGACAAAAAGATATTTGCTGCGGTTCAAGAATCAACATCAGGAGCAGCATACTCGTCGGCAGGGAAAAGGTCTTATCCATTAGATTTAAGATATGCATTGGAAAACACCGACAAGATGGAAAAAACCATTGATTTTATGAAGGACGAAAGTAAACAGTATGCGGTAAATCACTTGATTGTATTTTCTGACTCTGATGAGAGTAAAGTTCTTGAGAACAATTTCAGTGGAAGAGGTACAGGGACAGAACGAGTCAGGCGAGCCGTAAGAACTGATGAATCGAGACTTAATAAAGGTGTTGAATGGGGAATAAAAGACGCAGTTGCTTCTGTAAATTCATTTATTCTGGAGGGCAGCACAGACAACCATACCCGAAATAAGTTTAACACAAGAAGATGGAAATACATAAAAGAACAGTTGTCAGGAGGGCAATCAAAGTTTACTCCTGAGGATATCAAAAAAATTATGACATATACCAAAGGTTCACCAAGAGCTTTATTGGATACAAGGTATTTGTATACTAAAGCTACATTGAGTATGACTGTTTTTCAACCGGATACTTTTTCATTGGAAGTATATTTCTTTCCGAGAAATACGTTGGAAATGCCTGATAAACCTGTTTTTGAGAAAATATCAGTGTTTCAGTAA